The Halostella salina nucleotide sequence GATCCGGTGGTTCGCGGCGGAGGGGTGGTAGGCGTGCCGGTCGCTGTCCCGGATGACGCAGTTGTCGATGGTGACGTAGTCCGCGTCGTCGTCCTCGCCGATCCCGTATCCGCCGTCGCCGTCGACGCTCTTGCCGCCGAAGATGACGCAGTTGCGGTACGTCACGTGGGAGCTTTCGCCCCAGATGTCCGCCGTCCGCGTCGGCGTCGTCCGGTTCGCCTTGTTCGCGTCGAGGACCAGCCCGTTCACCTCGACGTGCTGGAGCGGCGACCCCGCGCCGTCCACGAGGAAATCGACCTGCGCGCCGCCGTCGTCGTCGGTCGGATGGTCCTGAAACGTGAACCGGGCGAAGTCCGAGTAGACGGTCGTGTGGCTCGATTCGACGGTCAGCCGACGGTCCGGCGTGTACTCCGCCCGACGGACGAATATCCGGCCGCCGTCGACCGCATCGAGCGTCTCCTGCAGGACGCGCCAGTCCTCCTCGCCGGCCGTACCACTGAACTCGACGGCGAGCGTGTCGCCGTTGTAGCTCCGTATCTCGCCGTCCGCTTTGGTCACGACGTAGCGCGCCGGGAGGACCCCACCGCCGTCCGCCACCGCCGGCTCTTCGGCCGTCGTCTCGGTCGCCGTGTCGGGTTCGGTCGGCGTCTCGTCACTCTCGTCCGTGTCGGTCGAGTCGTTCGACTGGTCCGCACAGCCCGCGATGGCGCCAACCCCGATCGTTGCGCCCGCCCCCAGCACGCGTCGTCGGGTCGGGGTTCGTGTCATATCCACAGCTATTCACCGGCGATAATGAAGGTACTGGCAGGTGAGGATGGGGACAGTGACTGGGGCGGACGGTCCGACGAACCGTTCGACCGTCGGCGGGTAGCGCTGCTCGAAACAGCGCACCGGGGTTTTTGTCCCGGCTCCGACAAGCGCCCCTAAACGATGGTTCAGGGAATGGTCGAAAAGCTCGCGATCTCCGGGTTCAGCGCCGTCTTCGTTGTCGTCGGTCTCTACGTGCTGAACAGGGGTCGAGTAGCGCGTGCACGGAGCCAGCGGATCGCCGAGACCGAGACGACGCCGGTTCGGGAACTCCAGCCGGGGACGGCCGAGGTGAAAGGCGTCGCACAGCCGGCCGAGGACGGGAACACACTGGAGTCGCCGATCACGAACCAGGAGGCGGTCGCCACCTACGTCGAGACCGAGGAGTGGGAGAGCAGCGGCGAGGGTGGCGGCAACTGGCGGACGAAACACGAGCGGTCGAGCGCCGTCCCGATGCTCGTCGACGACGGGACCGGGGAGGTGCTGGTCGAACTGCCCGCGGACGGCGACCTGGACGTCGAGGAGCAGCAGTGGAAGGTCGGCAGCGGCGACGAACCGCCCGAGCAGATCAAACGGTATCTCGAAACCGAGGCCGAAGTCGACGAGGCATCGCGGAAGGAGTTCGGGCCGCTGAGCTTCGGCGAACGCCGGCGCTACTCCGAGGGAGTGATCGAACCGGGCGAGGAGGTGTACGTGCTAGGGACCGCGCGTGAGGAGCAGGGCGACTGGGGTGAGCGCAACTTCGCGATCGATGCGCCGACCGAATCCGGCGACTTCATCCTCTCGGACAAGTCCGAGGCGGAACTGATCAAGGAGGGCAAGCGGGGTGGCCTCGTCTATCTCCTGTTCGGCGGGGTTCTCACGGCCGTCGGACTCTTCGTGATGGCCATTCCGTGGGTGGGTGCCTGAGCGTGGGCAGGCGGAATCGCTGCGGTCGCCGCCGACATCGCGGTCGGCCCCGGAAATCTCACCACTCCGCGTAGGTGAGATACTCGCCGCCGTCGTACGCCACGAGCCACGTTCCGTGAAAATCGGCCTCGTGCAGCCCCTCGTGGTCCCGGATGCGGTCGACCACCGACCGGAACGCATCGCTGTCCTCGAAATGGCCGCCGTCGATCGCTTCCTCGACGACGGACCGCTCGGCGTCGGACAGGCCCGTGAGTTCGAACCGGTACCGGTCCCGCATCTGGTCGGCGAACGTCTCCAGGTCGGGTGCGACCTGCGTCACCTCGTAGCGATACTCGGCCTCGTTCGCTTCCCGGGAGTCGACGCCGATCCGGTATCGCTCCCCGTCGTGAACGACGATGTCGTACTGCTGGTCCGGGACGAACACCGACTCGTTCCCCACCTCCTCGGCGGTTCCATACGTGACGCCGACGTCGTACTCCCCGCCGCTCGACGGGGGATCCTCCGAAAACACGATGTCGAGGCGCTCCCGGTCCACGGCCGGGAGGTCATCGTACCGGACCTCGCCGCGGTCCGGCGTGGTGTCGTCCGGGTCGACGTCGACGAGCACCTCGTACACCGTCACCTCCCCGCTCCGGAGTCGGGTCTCCGTAACGGTGTAGACGGCGTCGTCGATCCGGACGGTGTCCGTGCGGTCGAACAGTTCGTACCGCCCGCTCCGTGTCGCCGAGCCGTTCTCGATGGCGGCCGTGACGACGGTGTGCTCCTCGGACCCCGGATCCGGGGAGGTCGACACCTCGTCGGCGATGTCGGCCGACGACGCCTCGTCCATGTCGAGCACGACTTCGGGGTGGGCACAGCCGGCGACGGTGAGGGAGCAGAGGGCGGCTCCGGCCGCGAGGAACTGGCGGCGTCGCATGGTCGGTTCGCCGGCGCGTCGGCATGAATGCTTTCTGTCTCGCGCGGGTCGGAGGCTCACTCGACGACGATAGCCCCCTTCATCCCGATCCCCTCGTGCGGAGCACAGACGTACAGGACGGTCCCGGCGTCGTCGAAGGTCTGCTCGAACGTGTGTCCCTCCTCGCTCGTCTGTTCGCTCTCGAACTCGGCACCGTGTCTGGCGACGACGTTGTGGGTGCTGCCCTGCCCGGTCCAGGTCCACGTGACCGTCGTGCCCTGGTCGACGCGGACCGCGGCGGGGCCGAACCCGTAGTAGGCACCGTTCGCCTCGACGCCGACGCTGACATCGACGGCGTCGGTCCCCGTCCGGTCCACGACGCCGTCGAAGTTGTCCGTCCCCGAGAGGAACTCCTCGACCGTCGGTCGGTCGTCGCCGCCCGCCTCGGTCGTCGGCGTCGCCGTCGTATCCGGTGACTCCGTCGTCGTCTCGGACGCCGCCGTGTCGTCGTCGCCCGACCCGTTGCCGAGACAGCCGGCGACGCTCCCGGCGAGCACGGCGCTTGCGGTCCGAACGACGGTGCGGCGACTGCGGAGTTTGCGCATCGTGGTAGCTCCGTGTCGGAGCACTCTAATATAAGTTGGGGGAGTTAGATGATAGTATGAGATCCGCCGGCTCCGCCGCGTTGAACGATGAAGCGGCGAGCGACGGAGCCACACGGTCCCGGAGTCACGACGACAGGACCCTGCGAGGACGGTCGATCCGCCGGACGGCTGGCTCGGCCGGGCGACGGGCGGCCGCACGGTCGCGACACCCTCGGTCCCGAACGGGGCGTCAGCACCGAACTCCGTTCGGAGTCGGATTTACATCTCTCCCAAATTTATAAGTCGGAGGTTATTCCATAATGTGGTAAGTCATGACAAACCAGAAGCTGCGGGAGCGGATCAGGGAGACGAGCAGGCGACGGTTCATCGCGGCGATGGGCGCGGCCGCAGGGACATCGCTCGCGGGCTGCAACTCGCCGGCGGGCGACGGGACGGACACGGCGACGGACACGAACACGACGGCGCCCCCGACGACGGACTCGACCACGACGAGCCAGCCCGAGCAGCAGGAGGACCCGCCGGAGCCGGGCGAACGGATCACGTCCGCCCGGCGCATCGGGCCGCGCGACGTCAGCGACTTCGGGTTCAAGGAGCTGTGGACCTACCGGAAGCGGCAGGCGGTCGAGGCGCTCGTCGCCGACCCCGAGGTCAACGACCTCGCCAGCGACTGGGTCGCCTCGTTCGAGGCGTACGACCCGCTGACGAACCGGCTCGACGCCATCAGCGTTCAGGGGACGACGGGGATGACCGTCGACGGCGGGCGCGAGTCGGGGACCTTCGAGGTGACGGCGACGGACCGGCAGGTGGCCTACGGGCTCGTCGACCGCCGGACGGACGAACTGATCGGCCTCCACATCACCGAACCGACCGACGTGACGTGGCAGCGGGGGGACTGGAACGAGACCCAGCGCGCCCGCCACGAGTTCGTCCTGAACAAGGACGAGGTGTGGCAGCATCTGGAGGGGAACGAGTGGTATCCGATGGTCAAGGCGGCCGAGATCATCACCGCGTACGAGGACTACCCGCACGGGGAGGTGTCGAACGTCATCTACTACGTGATGGACGGCGACCAGCTGAACGTCGTCAGCGGCTTCATCCACGTCGCCGGGGAGGAGCTCGAACTCCTCGACCTCAACGTCGTCGAGGACTTCGTCGAGCATCCGATCATGGAGATGGCCCGGGACACCGACCCGCCGGGGGAGTCCGTGCTCGGCGAGGTACCGATCCCGCCGATGCAACAGCGCCCGCAGATCACGGCCCCCAACGGCTACCACCGCATCGAGGAGCCGTCCGAGACCATCGAGCAGGACGGCTGGACGGTCGAGTGGTCGGGCCCCCGGACCGTCGGGGCCGAGGTGAGCGCCAGCTTCAACGGAACGCCGGTGTTCTCCCTCACCGCGCCCTTTAGCACGTCGACGGGGTACGACCTGCCCGAGCGGAACGGCCGCAACACCCGGGAGTTCATGTTCCCGACCGACGAGCCGGTGTTCAGCGGCGAACTGCTGTTCTGGGACATCCACAGCCTCAACCTCGGCGGCCCGGGGATCCTCGGGAAGACGGAGTACCCGTCCGAGGCGGGCCGGCCCGGCGGGTTCAACCTCCGCACCCACTACCACACCGGCGCGGTCCAGAACGCCCGGGACTTCCACTCCGGGCACCGCTTCGCGCCGTACAACTACTACATCAACTACCAGTTCTACGAGGACGGCGTGTTCATGCCGGTCTGGATGCGTCAGGGGCCGGGGTACGTGACCGAGTTCTACTCCTACCGCGAGCGGGAGCACGACGGGCCCGCCCAGTACTACCTCGAGAACTGGGTGACGATGCCGACGCCCGGGACGACCGACGGCGTCGAGACGCGGGTGTTCGACGGCGACGAGTGGCAGACGCCCGAGTCCGAGTTCTACCTGCAGGGCGACGAGGAGACCGTCCTCCGGTTCACCAACCCCGACGGCCCCGAAACGATCGACGTGCCGCTCGACGACATGAAGGAGGCCGTCGTCGTCCGGCCGAAGGAGGGTGAGATCGGCGAGGCGCTGCGCGTCCTCGACCCGGAGGCGGAACTAGCGTTTTACCATCCTGCGCAGTACGTCGACGGCGGGTCCATCCAGGGCGAGAACGTCGTGTTCTGGCTGCTGATGGAGGGCCGGACCGACGAAGTCCCCCACTCCGCCGGCATGACGACGTACACCCAGATGGCGGAGTTCAACCTCAGCGGGTACTGACCCCGCGCCGGTCACCCGTCCAGGTCCATCGTGATCGTCTTGGTCTGGGTGTACTCGTGGAGCGTCTCCATCGCTCCCTCCCGACCGGTGCCCGACTGCTTGTAGCCGCCGAACGGCTGCCCCGGCGGGAGCCGGTTGAACGTGTTCACCCAGACGTTCCCGGCCTCCACGTCCCGGGCGATGCGGTTGGCGAAGGACAGGTCGTCTGTCACGACGCCCGCCGCGAGCCCGTAGTCCACGTCGTTGGCGCGTTCCACCATCGCGTCGTAGTCGTCCCACTCGACGACGACCTCGACGGGGCCGAATATCTCCTGCGTGACGACCGGGTTGTCCGGGTCCACGTCCGTGAGGACCGTCGGCTCAACGAAACAGCCCGACCCGAGCAGGCCCCCTTCGGGCGTGTTGCCGCCCCGGAGCACCGTCGCGTCCGACTCCCGTGCGAGTGCGATGTAGTGGAGTGTCTTCTCGACCTCGGCGCGGCTGACCTGCGGACCGAGGTCGGTCGACTCGTCGAGCGGGTCGCCCATCGTGAGGTCGTCGACCGCGTCGAGGAACGCGGGCACGAACGTCTCCGCGACCGACTCGTGGACGAACAGCCGCGTGCCGGCGCTGCAACACTCTCCGCCGTTGAAGAACATCGCGTCGACGGCGACCTCGGCGGCGCTCCCGGGGTCGGCGTCCGGCGCGATGACCAGCGGGCTCTTCCCGCCCAGTTCCAGCGTCAGGTCGGTGATCGAGTCCGCGGCCGCCCGCATGACGCCCTGACCGACCTCCGTCGAGCCGGTGAAGGCGACCTTCGGCACGTCCGGATGCGAGACGAGCGGCGCGCCCGTCTCCGGGCCGAACCCGAGGACGACGTTGACGACGCCGTCCGGGAGCAGGTCCTCGACCTCGTGGAGGTAGGTGACGACCGACGCCGGGGTCTGTTCGGCCGGCTTCAGCACGACGGCGTTGCCGGTCGCCAGCGCCGGCGCGAGCTTCCAGACCGCCAGCAACAGCGGGAAGTTCCACGGGACGACCTGCCCGACGACGCCGTACGGCTCCCGGATCGTCCGGACGTGTAGCTCGCCGTGGGGCACCGTCTTCCCCTCCAGGTTCCGGGCGGCCGCGGCGAAGTACCGCAGGTGCTCGACGGCGAGGTCGATGTCCTGGCGTGCCTCCGTGATGGGTTTCCCGTTGTCGAGCACCTCGATGCGGGCGAACATCTCGGCCCGCGCTTCGAGGCGGTCGGCCATCGCTCCGAGAAGCGCCTGTCTGTCGCCCGGCGTCGCCTCCCCCCACTCGCCCTCGAAGGCGGTCCACGCGGCGTCGACGGCGCGGTCGATATCGGCTTTCGTCCCCTCGTGTACGTCGACGAGTTCCTCGCCGGTCGTCGGGTTTATCGAGGGGAACGTGTCGTCGCCGTCCCCGCCGGTCCACTCCCCGCCGATCAGGTGTTCGAGCGGGCCGTCGGGCAGCAGTTCGGCCGCGAGGTCAGCGTGTCGCGTTTTCGTCCGCTCGCGTTCCGGGATCGGCTGTGATGTCATCCTGGGTGGTCGGTCACGGGTGGGGTCTCAGTTCGTGCCCCGTGCCGTCACTGGTTGACGGAGATCCAGTCGCCGTCCTGGACTTCCTTTGCTTCCTGTTCGCCTTCGTCGACGTACTGCTCGCCGCCCATGTCCGACAGCAGGTCGTCGAACACGGCCGCCGCCGTCTCGAACTTGTGGACCGTTGGAAACGCCGTCTTGTCTATCTGTGCGACGAAGTTCCCGTACTCCTTGACGAACTCGTGTCGCCACTCCTCGCTCTCCTCGGCCGACGCGAACTGCGCGACGAACTGCCACTCGTGGTAGTCGTCGGCGCTACAGAACAGCACGACGTGAGGGTCGTCGAGCAGCCGTTTGTAGCAGCCCTCCCAGTTCTCCTCGAAGTTCGAGTAGTGGAAGGCCACCTGGAACAGGTAGTACTCGAAGATGTTCCGGTTCGGGACCGCCTGCATCGAGAAGACGCCCTCGGCTCGCATCTCGTTCAGGATCTCGTTGACGCGGTTGTGGGAGAGCGAGATGTCGAACTCGGACTCCAGGATGTCCCGGAGCTCGCTGACAGGCTTCTCCGGGTACTTGACGCGCGCCTTCAGAATGGCGACGTCCCGGGGTGAGAGATCGAAGTCGAAGTCGTTTCCGCTGAACATCGTAATACGTTGCTTTCATCGTATGCTCGGTACTGATATAAAAGTTCCCAACGGGGCCGGATACCGCCGTCACGACGGCTCTCCGGCGCGTTGTCGGCCGGGGCGCGGCGATCGTGGCCGCCGATCCCACCGCCGCCTGCCGACTTTCGGGTGAGTGTTTCCCCTCGCCACGGCGCTCAGATGATAGTATAGCTCTCAATAGCCGTTGAGCAAAGAAATATAATATTTGTTCAATTAACTATATGGCTTGTCACGTTCCAAGGTACCGCTGCACACACCATGGGCACGACCAGTGACACGCCAGCGGAGACGGCGGACGCGATCGCGGAGCGACACCGCGAGGCCGCCGCGGACGTGGTACCGGACACGCTCGGACACTACATCGACGGGGCGTTCGTCCCCGGCGACGCCGACGAGCGCATCGAAACGCGGGACCCGACGACGGGCGAGGTGCTCGCGGCGGTCCCCGCCGGCAACGCGGCCGACATCGACCGCGCCGTCGCGGCGGCACGGGACGCGTTCGACGACGGGTGGGGGACCGCCTCGCCCGGGGAGCGACAGCGCGTCCTCTCGGAGATGGCCGCCGTCGTCGAAGACCATCAGGAGGAGCTCGCCACCCTCGAAGTGCTGGACACCGGGAAGACGATCACCGAGGCGATGGGCGACATGGGGCTGGTCGTCGACCACCTGACGTACTACGCCGCGGCCGCGCGGTCGGTCGAGGGCGACACCAGACAGACCAACGACCTGTTCGAGCGGGAGAAACAGGTGTTCACGGTCAAGGAGCCCTACGGCGTCGTCGGCGCGATCGTGCCGTGGAACTTCCCGCTGCTCATCGCGGTCTGGAAGCTCGGCCCCGCGCTGGCCGCGGGGAACACGGTCGTCCTCAAGCCGTCGGAGGAGACGCCGCTGTCCATCCTCCGGCTGATGGCCCTCGTCGACGACGTGGTCCCCGACGGCGTCGTCAACGTCGTCACGGGCTACGGCGAGGACGCGGGCGCGCCCCTCACGAAACACGAGGACGTGCCGAAGATCTCGTTTACCGGGTCCACCGAGGTCGGCCGGGAGATCATCCACAACTCCGCCGCCGACATCACGAAGACCACGCTGGAACTCGGCGGGAAGAGCCCGATCATCGTCTACCCGGACGCCGACATCGGGGAAGCGGTCGAGGCGGCGATGATGGCCATCTTCTTCAACAAGGGCGAGTGCTGTGCCGCCGGGTCCCGGCTGTTCGTCCACGAGGAGATCGAGGACCAGTTCCTCGACGCGTTCACCGAGGCCGCGGCCGGGATGACGGTCGGCGACCCGCTACTGGAGGGGACCGACATGGGCCCGAAGGTGTCGGGCGAACAGGTCGAGCGCACGCACGGCTACGTCGAGTCGGCCCGGGAGAGCGGCGCGACGGTCCGAACCGGCGGCGGGACGCCGGACGACGAGGCCCTGTCCGACGGCGCGTTCTACGAACCGACGATCATCGACGACATCGACCACGACCACCCCGCGGTGCAGGAGGAGATATTCGGGCCGGTCATCGAAACGTTCGCCTGGAGCGACGAAGCGACCGTGGTCGAGCGCGCCAACGACGTGGACTACGGGCTCGCCGCCGGCGTCATCGCCAGCGACATCACCCGGGCGCTGCGGACCGCGCGCCGCCTCGAAGCCGGCGTCGTCTGGGTGAACCACTACAACGACGTCTCCGCCGGCCAGCCGTTCGGCGGCTACAAGCAGTCCGGGAACGGCCGCGAGAACGCGGCCGAGGCCATCGACGAGTTCACGCAGACCAAGGCGATCAACGTGAACCTCGGGTAGCGACCGCGCCGCCGCTCAGGCCTGTGCCTGCCAGTCGCGGATCCGGTCGGCGCTGACGCCGTCCACGTCGGCGGCCACCTCGTCGGGGTCGGCGTCGGCCAGGTCGGCGATGCTCTCGACGCCGGCCTCGGCGAGTTTTTCGGCCGTTTTCGTCCCCACGCCGTCGAGCGCTTCGAGGTCCGAGCCGGAGTCGCTCTCGCGGGCCTGGTACTCCCGGTAGTTGCAGACGGGACAGCCGAGTTCCCACGGCTCGTCGCCGTTGTGGACGAGCAGTTCGGGCAGGTCGTGCTCCTCGCAGCGCCCGTCGGTGACCTCTATCTCGCCGCGGCGGGGCAGCGGCAGCGAATAGTCGCAGTCGGGGTAGCGCGTGCAGCCGACCAGCCGCGAGCCGTTGCGGAGCTGTTTGATCGTCAGCTCCCCGCCGTGCTCGTCGTGACAGGATGGACAGTCGCCGATGACCGGCCCTTCGCCGGCCTCGTCGGCCTTGCACTGCGGGCAGCCGTGGACGAACGTGCTCCGCCCGGCGAGCATCTTCACGTGGTGGAGGTCGTGGTCCTCGCAGACCTCGTCGAGGATGAGCGGCTTCCCCGTGTTCGGCAGGGGCAGCGTGTACTCGCAGTCCGGGTAGCCGTCGCAGCCGACGAACGCCGACCCCCGCGAACTCCGGCGGACGAGCAGGTCGTCGCCACAGTCGGGGCAGGGGCCGAGCCGCTTGTCGGCCTTCAGCGACTTCCGGAGGTGGTCGCCGACCTCCTCGCGGGAGTCGGTCAGCGACTCGAATACCGTCTCCAGCATCTCGCGGCTCTCCTCGGTCACGTCGTCGAGCGTCGCCTCGCCCTCCGCGATAGCGGTCATGTCCCGCTCCAGTTGCTTGGTCATCCCCTCGCTGACGACGCGGTCGGCGTACTCCTCGGCCGCCTCGACGACCGCCATCGCCAGTTGCGTCGGCCGGGGCGGGTCGTTCTCGACGTACCCGCGGTCGTACAGCTTCTCGACGGTGTTGTGGCGGGTCGACTTCGTCCCGATTCCCATCTCCTCCATGGTTTCGATGAGCCGGGACTGGCCGTAGCGCCGCGGCGGCTGGGTCTCCTTCTCCTCCAGGCGCACGTCTGTCACCGACAGCTCCTCGCCCTCGCTCACGTCGGGGACGTAGTTTTCGCTGGTCGAGAAGTACGGGTACACGTCGTGATACCCCGCCTCGACGAGGCGCTTGCCGTTTGCCTTCAGGGAGCAGTCGTCGACGCTCCCGACGACCTTGAGGTGCTCCCACTCCGCCGCCTCGGCGACGGTGGCGAAGAAGCGCCGGACGACGAGTTCGTACACTTCCCACTCGTCGTCGGAGAGTTCGCCCGCGCCGGGGAACTCGCCGGTCGGGTGGATCGGCGGGTGGTCGGTCGTCTCCTCGTCGCCCTCGGTCGGGTCGATCCCGTCGAGTTCGAGCAGGGCTTCGGCGTCCCCGCCGAACTCGCGGTGGCCGACGAACTCGTCGAGGAGGGTCTCCGGGTCGAGGTCCTCGGGGTACACCGTGTTGTCGGTCCGGGGGTAGGTGATGTAGCCCGCGGTGTAGAGGTCCTCCGCGATGCTCATCGCGCGCTGGGCGGAGTAACCGAGGCTCCCGGCCGCGCGGATGAACTGCGTGGTGTTGAACGGCGCTGGCGGCGCGTCGGTGCGGGTGCGGCGGTTGACCCGGTCGACCGTGACTGCACTCGCGTCCGCGAGGGTGGCGTACGCTTCCTCGGCAGCGTCCGCGTCCCAGACGCGTTCGGCCTCGTTGTCGTCCTCGTCGCGGTAGAAGTACTGGGCCTCGAAGGCGTCGTCCGTGCCGGCCTTCAGCAGGTCGGCGTAGATCTCCCGGTACTCCTCCGG carries:
- a CDS encoding halocyanin domain-containing protein, translated to MRKLRSRRTVVRTASAVLAGSVAGCLGNGSGDDDTAASETTTESPDTTATPTTEAGGDDRPTVEEFLSGTDNFDGVVDRTGTDAVDVSVGVEANGAYYGFGPAAVRVDQGTTVTWTWTGQGSTHNVVARHGAEFESEQTSEEGHTFEQTFDDAGTVLYVCAPHEGIGMKGAIVVE
- a CDS encoding GIDE domain-containing protein — encoded protein: MVQGMVEKLAISGFSAVFVVVGLYVLNRGRVARARSQRIAETETTPVRELQPGTAEVKGVAQPAEDGNTLESPITNQEAVATYVETEEWESSGEGGGNWRTKHERSSAVPMLVDDGTGEVLVELPADGDLDVEEQQWKVGSGDEPPEQIKRYLETEAEVDEASRKEFGPLSFGERRRYSEGVIEPGEEVYVLGTAREEQGDWGERNFAIDAPTESGDFILSDKSEAELIKEGKRGGLVYLLFGGVLTAVGLFVMAIPWVGA
- a CDS encoding aldehyde dehydrogenase family protein — translated: MGTTSDTPAETADAIAERHREAAADVVPDTLGHYIDGAFVPGDADERIETRDPTTGEVLAAVPAGNAADIDRAVAAARDAFDDGWGTASPGERQRVLSEMAAVVEDHQEELATLEVLDTGKTITEAMGDMGLVVDHLTYYAAAARSVEGDTRQTNDLFEREKQVFTVKEPYGVVGAIVPWNFPLLIAVWKLGPALAAGNTVVLKPSEETPLSILRLMALVDDVVPDGVVNVVTGYGEDAGAPLTKHEDVPKISFTGSTEVGREIIHNSAADITKTTLELGGKSPIIVYPDADIGEAVEAAMMAIFFNKGECCAAGSRLFVHEEIEDQFLDAFTEAAAGMTVGDPLLEGTDMGPKVSGEQVERTHGYVESARESGATVRTGGGTPDDEALSDGAFYEPTIIDDIDHDHPAVQEEIFGPVIETFAWSDEATVVERANDVDYGLAAGVIASDITRALRTARRLEAGVVWVNHYNDVSAGQPFGGYKQSGNGRENAAEAIDEFTQTKAINVNLG
- a CDS encoding aldehyde dehydrogenase family protein — its product is MTSQPIPERERTKTRHADLAAELLPDGPLEHLIGGEWTGGDGDDTFPSINPTTGEELVDVHEGTKADIDRAVDAAWTAFEGEWGEATPGDRQALLGAMADRLEARAEMFARIEVLDNGKPITEARQDIDLAVEHLRYFAAAARNLEGKTVPHGELHVRTIREPYGVVGQVVPWNFPLLLAVWKLAPALATGNAVVLKPAEQTPASVVTYLHEVEDLLPDGVVNVVLGFGPETGAPLVSHPDVPKVAFTGSTEVGQGVMRAAADSITDLTLELGGKSPLVIAPDADPGSAAEVAVDAMFFNGGECCSAGTRLFVHESVAETFVPAFLDAVDDLTMGDPLDESTDLGPQVSRAEVEKTLHYIALARESDATVLRGGNTPEGGLLGSGCFVEPTVLTDVDPDNPVVTQEIFGPVEVVVEWDDYDAMVERANDVDYGLAAGVVTDDLSFANRIARDVEAGNVWVNTFNRLPPGQPFGGYKQSGTGREGAMETLHEYTQTKTITMDLDG
- a CDS encoding helix-turn-helix domain-containing protein, producing MFSGNDFDFDLSPRDVAILKARVKYPEKPVSELRDILESEFDISLSHNRVNEILNEMRAEGVFSMQAVPNRNIFEYYLFQVAFHYSNFEENWEGCYKRLLDDPHVVLFCSADDYHEWQFVAQFASAEESEEWRHEFVKEYGNFVAQIDKTAFPTVHKFETAAAVFDDLLSDMGGEQYVDEGEQEAKEVQDGDWISVNQ
- a CDS encoding right-handed parallel beta-helix repeat-containing protein, with translation MTRTPTRRRVLGAGATIGVGAIAGCADQSNDSTDTDESDETPTEPDTATETTAEEPAVADGGGVLPARYVVTKADGEIRSYNGDTLAVEFSGTAGEEDWRVLQETLDAVDGGRIFVRRAEYTPDRRLTVESSHTTVYSDFARFTFQDHPTDDDGGAQVDFLVDGAGSPLQHVEVNGLVLDANKANRTTPTRTADIWGESSHVTYRNCVIFGGKSVDGDGGYGIGEDDDADYVTIDNCVIRDSDRHAYHPSAANHRIVNSTFIDNAQRTGDVFDLSATNAVVANNHFENNGHGVKIDDSGSRPNEGHITITGNVFVDNYLPDIASGQVELVDSTVRSVSITDNTFVLPEIDAEETSAHLLVDTDGSIGSVHVRNNHFEGGGRNALTSFTETGRHIGTFVVEHNTFEGIPREIGLLASAERLLVRDNLFECTGTGDGRLEVKECSTGVVSGNVLYDASISVADGVDAVVDRNHSFSQ
- a CDS encoding DNA topoisomerase I, giving the protein MELIITEKDNAARRIADILSGGSADAERRNGVNVYGWGGKRCIGLSGHVVGVDFPDEYSDWRDVEPVELVDAEVEKRPTQENIVRTLRLLARDADAVTIATDYDREGELIGKEAYELVREVNDEVPIQRVRFSSITDNEVRDAFAEPEELDFDLAAAGEARQIIDLVWGAALTRFLSLSAGQLGDDFISVGRVQSPTLKLIVDREREIRDFDPEEYREIYADLLKAGTDDAFEAQYFYRDEDDNEAERVWDADAAEEAYATLADASAVTVDRVNRRTRTDAPPAPFNTTQFIRAAGSLGYSAQRAMSIAEDLYTAGYITYPRTDNTVYPEDLDPETLLDEFVGHREFGGDAEALLELDGIDPTEGDEETTDHPPIHPTGEFPGAGELSDDEWEVYELVVRRFFATVAEAAEWEHLKVVGSVDDCSLKANGKRLVEAGYHDVYPYFSTSENYVPDVSEGEELSVTDVRLEEKETQPPRRYGQSRLIETMEEMGIGTKSTRHNTVEKLYDRGYVENDPPRPTQLAMAVVEAAEEYADRVVSEGMTKQLERDMTAIAEGEATLDDVTEESREMLETVFESLTDSREEVGDHLRKSLKADKRLGPCPDCGDDLLVRRSSRGSAFVGCDGYPDCEYTLPLPNTGKPLILDEVCEDHDLHHVKMLAGRSTFVHGCPQCKADEAGEGPVIGDCPSCHDEHGGELTIKQLRNGSRLVGCTRYPDCDYSLPLPRRGEIEVTDGRCEEHDLPELLVHNGDEPWELGCPVCNYREYQARESDSGSDLEALDGVGTKTAEKLAEAGVESIADLADADPDEVAADVDGVSADRIRDWQAQA